A region from the Ptychodera flava strain L36383 chromosome 12, AS_Pfla_20210202, whole genome shotgun sequence genome encodes:
- the LOC139146279 gene encoding synaptic vesicle 2-related protein-like — MSLSYERLADSSNEDEEEVNVMHLRNVLSHRRFDKDGGNDSEVTFTVEDAVEHIGFGKFQIFLTLIMGTFSFSDACEMMLLAVLSPVLRCHWQLSSFQVACITTVVFVGMLIGSPVFGTPQTDLDETCSPRKNPRSLYIRLPQDHLQLWYLWFSAAFGYYGLVLISSEILEFDSVCGAMEKWNQDSLSEDVCYCQLLTKSDYLTLIFTTLGELLAIPINMILPDVIGRTRLLCLYFVVSAIGNGLILVCSTRLVLTITVFAVRACTSGIFNIVYLYTVEVYPTTVRALGLGSGSAIARVGAMITPFVAQVLLTYSIRSAMILYAGVCLLASILSITLPIETKGRSIQEI, encoded by the exons ATGAGTCTATCCTATGAAAGGTTGGCTGACA GTAGCAATGAGGATGAGGAAGAAGTTAACGTTATGCACTTAAGGAATGTCTTAAGTCATAGAAGATTTGACAAGGACGGCGGCAATGACAGTGAAGTGACATTTACAGTGGAAGATGCAGTGGAGCACATTGGATTtggaaaatttcaaatctttctcaCCCTCATCATGGGCACTTTTAGc TTTTCAGATGCCTGTGAGATGATGCTTCTTGCCGTCCTGTCACCTGTTCTGCGATGTCATTGGCAGCTATCGTCCTTTCAAGTTGCCTGTATAACCACA GTTGTATTCGTTGGAATGTTGATTGGGTCTCCTGTGTTCGGAACGCCTCAGACAGATTTGGACGAGACCT GTTCCCCGAGGAAAAATCCAAGATCTCTTTACATCAGACTACCTCAGGACCACCTACAGCTGTGGTATCTTTGGTTCAGTGCAGCTTTTGGTTACTATGGCCTGGTGCTTATCAGCTCGGAGATCCTGGAGTTTGACAGTGTGTGTGGTGCCATGGAGAAATGGAACCAGGACAGCTTGTCAGAGGATGTGTGTTATTGCCAGCTGTTGACCAAAAGTGATTATCTAACACTGATTTTCACAACTTTAGGTGAATTATTAG CAATACCAATAAATATGATACTGCCAGACGTTATAGGTCGTACCAGACTACTATGCCTGTACTTTGTAGTCTCAGCAATCGGCAATGGATTAATCCTTGTTTGCTCTACAAG GTTGGTACTCACAATAACTGTGTTTGCTGTGAGGGCGTGTACCAGTGGTATTTTCAATATAGTATATCTCTACACAGTGGAGGTTTATCCAACTACAGTTCGAGCATTAGGACTTGGTTCAGGCAGTGCAATTGCTCGGGTTGGTGCAATGATTACGCCATTTGTTGCTCAG GTTTTACTGACATATTCAATCAGATCTGCAATGATCCTATATGCTGGTGTATGTCTACTGGCCTCCATTCTGTCCATTACACTCCCCATCGAAACCAAAGGCAGATCTATTCAG GAAATTTGA